ATCAAACAGGAATGGATGGAAAATTGAAGGTTGGAATCAATTTGACTTATGGTAAGATTTTAGATGATATTACTCCGATCTCTTCCAATGTTGGAAATGAGGGAGGAAATATTCTAAAAGATGCGATTCGTTGGGCTCCTACGCTTCCTGTTTATAACGAAGATGGTAGCTTTTACCAAATTGGTGAATTACGGGTGAATCCTGTTTCGTGGGGTGAGCAGATTGAAGATGAACGGAAAACGAGCCTATTTCTAGGGAATGCCAATATCGAATACAATATTCTTGATGAACTTAAAGTGAGTGTTAACGTTGGGCACAATGATGAGGCAGTGAATCGTTATACTGTTGTTCCCGCAACCCATCCTGTTGGGCAGGCTGAAAATGGCCGCGCTTCAATTAGCAAGATGCAAAACTCAAGTTCTTTGATTGAAACAAACCTAACTTATAACAAGGAATATGAAAATAACAGTGCATTGACAATTTTAGCGGGGTATTCCTATCAACGTTTTGTTACAGAAAACACCTTTACGGCTGCTAATCAGTTTGTTTCATCTTCAGTTAAATGGAATTTGATGCAATCAGGTAATATTGTATCAAATACGTCATACAAGTCCGCTAATCGTTTAGCATCAATGTATGCCCGCGCAAATTATAAACTACTGGATCGTTACATATTTACTGCGACATTACGTCGTGATGGTTCCAGTCGTTTTGGGGGCAACAACCAGTATGGACTTTTCCCGTCAGGTGCATTTGCCTGGAAGTTGTCTGATGAGTCATTTTTCAACAGCTCAAGAATAAGCAATCTGAAAGTTCGCTTGGGTTACGGTGTTACTGGTAATCAGGAAATTCCGAATGATCTGTTTCGTGAGCAGTTGTCCATTTCAGGTTCTAATGTTTACGTTTTAGGTGGAACAGCTATTCCAAGTGTGCTGCCAAGTAACTACCCAAATCCGGATTTAAAGTGGGAAACAACCAGCCAAGCCAATATTGGAATTGACTTTGGATTGTGGGATCAGCGCTTAACTGGTACGTTAGACTTCTATAAGAAACATACTACTGATCTACTGCTGGAGTTCTCAACTGCATCTCCATCCGTGGTTACTAGTCAGTGGGCCAATGTTGGTGAAGTAGACAATACCGGTTTCGAATTATCGCTGGATGGTAAGATTATACGCAAAAATGAATTCCAATGGAATGCGAATTTCAACTTCTCTACCAATAAGAATGAAGTTATTACACTTTCTAATGAGAATTTTTCGAGAGATGAAATCTTAACGAATGCAACTTCAGGAGTAGTCAGTAACGGAAGTTCAACACAAATTATCAAACCCGGGTATGAGTTGGGTACTTTTTATGGACGGCAGTTTACCGGTTTAGATGCTGACGGCATGGAAACTTATCTTGATGAAGATGGAGTGGATGGAGCCGATATGGTCGTTTTGGGATCTGCTAATCCCGATTTCACGTTTGGATTTAGCAATAGCTTTTTCTGGAAGAACTTTGATATGTCAATTTCCTTCAGGGGTGTTTCCGGAAATAAAATATATAACAACACAGCAGCTGAATTTTCATACGTAAATGCTGCCCCTGGTGTTAATATTCTTAAATCAGCACTTGACCTCGGAATGAGTCGTGATCAGATTTCTCAGTTTTCGTCTCAATGGCTTGAAGATGGCAGTTACCTGCGTTTAGATAACAT
The DNA window shown above is from uncultured Sunxiuqinia sp. and carries:
- a CDS encoding TonB-dependent receptor, which gives rise to MKLSIFILCLTIFTAVASGTYSQTTKLSVVAKNKSIEDVLKTIEDQSQYRFFYSGVINTTKKVSINSQDKNLETILQQVLDQTEIGYRIVGRQVALFNTNDNENNNMLQQEINVEGTVTGVEGEPLPGVTVVIKGTTNGTITDFDGRYMLSAVPSDAVLVFSFVGMKSQEVPVAGKNNLNVILEDETIGLEEVVAIGYGTVKRADVTGSISSISAKDFNLGITVAPEQLMQGKVAGVNIIQNSGQPGAASTVRVRGSSSVSAGNDPLYVVDGVPLQFSSANKYVNVAGESSTSPFSSEGTNPLNAINPSDIESIEILKDASATAIYGSRGANGVIIITTKSKNLGESVSYDTYVGVSSVRKSLEVLSADEYRNYAQSNNLAFPDEGANTDWQDAIYRTALSQNHNLSFGGGSATSNYRASFGYNAQDGIIESSGIEKYTARLNANQTGMDGKLKVGINLTYGKILDDITPISSNVGNEGGNILKDAIRWAPTLPVYNEDGSFYQIGELRVNPVSWGEQIEDERKTSLFLGNANIEYNILDELKVSVNVGHNDEAVNRYTVVPATHPVGQAENGRASISKMQNSSSLIETNLTYNKEYENNSALTILAGYSYQRFVTENTFTAANQFVSSSVKWNLMQSGNIVSNTSYKSANRLASMYARANYKLLDRYIFTATLRRDGSSRFGGNNQYGLFPSGAFAWKLSDESFFNSSRISNLKVRLGYGVTGNQEIPNDLFREQLSISGSNVYVLGGTAIPSVLPSNYPNPDLKWETTSQANIGIDFGLWDQRLTGTLDFYKKHTTDLLLEFSTASPSVVTSQWANVGEVDNTGFELSLDGKIIRKNEFQWNANFNFSTNKNEVITLSNENFSRDEILTNATSGVVSNGSSTQIIKPGYELGTFYGRQFTGLDADGMETYLDEDGVDGADMVVLGSANPDFTFGFSNSFFWKNFDMSISFRGVSGNKIYNNTAAEFSYVNAAPGVNILKSALDLGMSRDQISQFSSQWLEDGSYLRLDNMSIGYTFDTSRLTFLSKARLYLTGQNLFVITNYSGFDPEVRTNTNRGGVAPIGIDYLSYPRPRVFMLGASLSF